One region of Zingiber officinale cultivar Zhangliang chromosome 7B, Zo_v1.1, whole genome shotgun sequence genomic DNA includes:
- the LOC122004027 gene encoding vegetative cell wall protein gp1-like has product MASSFALFAMTILMAHLGACKAARHLLDTTAPPPVFPAVPQLSAPPMPAMPGVPQLSAPPMPTVPQLSSAPPMPAMPGVPQLSAPPMPTVPQLSSAPPMPVMPTVPQAPTPLTPAIPTTVPQMSTPPVQAVPTMPTVGVPPLASNIPGVPQLSLPPMPATVPAIPSNPFVAPPPTTAAP; this is encoded by the coding sequence ATGGCTTCCTCTTTTGCTCTCTTCGCCATGACAATTCTGATGGCTCACCTCGGCGCATGCAAGGCGGCTCGGCATCTCCTCGACACAACGGCGCCGCCACCGGTGTTCCCTGCCGTTCCGCAACTTTCCGCGCCACCAATGCCGGCAATGCCAGGGGTCCCTCAACTATCAGCGCCTCCAATGCCGACGGTTCCCCAACTGTCGTCAGCGCCTCCAATGCCGGCAATGCCAGGGGTCCCTCAACTGTCGGCGCCCCCAATGCCGACGGTTCCTCAACTGTCGTCTGCGCCTCCAATGCCGGTGATGCCGACGGTGCCTCAAGCGCCGACACCTTTGACGCCGGCCATTCCAACGACTGTTCCGCAAATGTCAACACCGCCGGTTCAAGCAGTGCCGACGATGCCGACGGTGGGAGTGCCGCCTTTGGCTTCAAATATCCCTGGCGTCCCACAACTTTCGCTGCCACCGATGCCGGCGACGGTTCCGGCAATCCCTTCCAACCCCTTTGTTGCCCCACCGCCGACGACCGCAGCTCCATGA